ACGCGTTCATGGCAACCATCACACTTGGTCATATGCCCTTTCGCCGCATTGTACTGTGGCGCACCGTACGGACAGGCCATATGGCAATAGCGACAGCCAATACACACATCTTCATCAACCACCACAAAGCCATCTTCACGCTTGTGCATCGCACCGCTTGGACAAACCTTAGTACAGGCCGGATCCTCACAATGGTTGCAGGCGATAGAGAGATAGTAGGCAAAAACGTTTTGCTGCCAGACGCCGTTATCCTCCTGCCAGTCGCCACCGGCGTATTCGTAAATGCGGCGGAAGCTCACCTCCGGCGTGAGATTTTTGTAGTCTTTACAAGCCAGTTCGCAGGTTTTGCAACCGGTGCAACGGGCGGAATCAATAAAAAATCCATATTGAGTTGTCATCGGTCACTCCTTACAGCTTTTCAACCTGGACAAGGTTGGTATGCGATGGGTTGCCTTTCGCCAGCGGCGACGGGCGTTGGGTGGTCAGCACGTTGATGCTGCCCGCCTGATCCACGCGACCTGCATCCGGGTTGTACCAGGCCCCCTCTCCCAACGCGACAACGCCAGGCATCATTCGCGGTGTCACTTTAGCTTCGATATGCACTTCACCACGGTCGTTGAAAATACGGATACGATCGCCATTGGCGATCCCGCGTTTCTTCGCATCAAGTGGGTTAATCCACATCTCCTGACGGCAAGCGGCTTGCAGTACATCAACGTTGCCGTAGGTTGAGTGGGTACGAGCTTTGTAGTGGAAACCGGTAAGTTGTAGCGGATAATTTTTAGTCAAAGGATCGTTATAGTTTTCGAACCCTGGGCTATAGATCGGCAGCGGATCGATAACGTCTTCTTCTTTTAGCTCCCAGGTCGCGGCAATCTCCGCTAGCTGCGCAGAGTAAATCTCTATTTTCCCTGACGGAGTGGTTAACGGGTTAGCCACTGGATCCTCACGGAAAGCCTTGTAGGCTACGTGATGCCCTTCAGGATCGCGCTGTTTGAACATTCCTTGTTTACGGAATTCATCAAACGGCAATAGCTCAGGAATCGCTTTACGGGATTGCTCATAGAGATGACGTAACCACTCTTCCTGAGTACGCCCTTCCGTAAACTGTTGCTCAACGCCCATGCGTTTTGCAAGTTCCGTCGTCATGTCGTAGATGGTCTTGCACTCAAAGCGAGGTTTGATCGCCTGGTCGGCAAAAATAACGTAAGACATGTTGCCGCAGGAAGCATCCAGGGCAAAATCCATCTGTTCCGAAGCCGTACAATCCGGCAGCAGAATATCGGCATATTTCGCCGACGAGGTCATATGGCAATCGATGACCACGATCATCTCGCACTTTTTGTCATCCTGCAGGATCTCATGGGTGCGGTTAATTTCTGAGTGCTGGTTAACCAGGCAGTTACCGGCATAGTTCCAGACCATTTTGATGGGCACATCGAGCTTATCTTTGCCGCGCACGCCGTCGCGCAGCGCGGTCATTTCGGTCCCGCGTTCAATGGCATCTGTCCACATAAACATGGAAATGCTGGTCTCGATCGGGTTGTTCAGCGTTGGCATCCGCTCAAATGGCAGCGAATATGAACCTTCACGTGCACCGGTATTCCCGCCGTTGATCCCTACGTTACCGGTTAAAATCGCCAGCATTGAGATTGCACGGGAAACCAGCTCGCCGTTAGCGTGACGCTGCGGCCCCCAACCCTGAGAAATATATGCGGGTTTGGCACCAGCAATTTCACGCGCCAGTTGCACAATTCGCGCCTGCGGAATACCGGTAATCGTCGACGCCCACTCAGGGGTTTTCGCAATACCATCTTTGCCCTGACCGAGAATATAGGCCTTATAGTGGCCATTAGCTGGCGCACCTTCGGGTAGCGTTTTCTCGTCATAGCCTACGCAGTACTTATCCAGGAAAGGCTGATCAACGAGATTTTCACTAATCATCACCCACGCCAGCGCGGAAATCAGTGCGGCATCAGTACCGGGTCGGATGGGGATCCACTCGTCTTCACGCCCGGCACCGGTATCGGTGTAGCGAGGATCGATAATGATCAGCCTGGCATTAGATTTCTCTCGCGCCTGCTCCAGGTAGTAGGTCACCCCGCCGCCGCTCATTCGGGTTTCACCTGGGTTGTTGCCAAACAGCACCACCAGCTTACTGTTTTCGATATCCGAAGGGCTATTGCCATCGGCCCAGCCGCCGTAGGTGTAATTCAGGCCCGCGGCAATTTGTGCGGTAGAGTAGTCGCCGTAATGATTGAGATAACCGCCGCAGCAGTTCATCAGGCGGGCAATCAGGGTTTTCCCCGGTGGCCAGGAACGCGTCAAGGTACCACCCAGGGTTCCGGTACCGTAGTTCAGATAGATCGATTCGTTACCGTAGTCTTTAATCAAGCGCTGCATATTGCTGGCAATGGTGTCGAACGCCTCTTCCCAACTAATTTGTTCAAATTTGCCTTCACCGCGTTTGCCAACGCGCTTCATAGGATATTTTAGGCGATCGGGATTATAGACACGCCGACGCATCGAACGACCGCGCAGACAGGCGCGAACCTGGTGCAGACCGTCATAGTTATCATCGCCGAAATTATCGGTCTCAACGTATTTGATTTCGCCATCAACCACATGCATACGCAGCGGACAGCGGCTGCCACAGTTAACCGTACAGGCACTCCAGGTGACCGTTTCGCTAACAGGAATTTGGGTGTCCGCAGCATAGGCAATACGTGCGAAGGGTAAGGTCAATGCGCTGCTGGCCATCGCCAGCCCGCCAATCGCCGTGGTTTTCATTAAACCACGCCGGCTCACCTCGGCAGCCAGTAAAGCATCGGGGGTTTTGGTTTTCATAGATACTCGCTTTGGTTGCTCACAATTAACTGAAAACCGCTATATAGATTAATATATAACGAAATTAGCCTTTATTAGTTTTTTATACTGGTTAATCCAAAGGGAGTATCTTCGTATTCACAGGGCCGATTATTGCCCGGTATCAAGAAGGGGGTAAAAAAAAAGCGCCTGAAGGCGCTTTTAGGACGATTAACGAAAATCAGCCGATGAATTCGAGGCCGCGCATATATGGGCGCAGAATTTCCGGGATCTCAATGCGGCCGTCAGCCTGCTGATAGTTCTCCATCAGGGCGACCAGCGTGCGTCCGACCGCCAGGCCAGAGCCGTTCAGCGTGTGCACCAGGCGAGTTTTCTTGTCAGACTTGCTGCGGCAGCGAGCCTGCATGCGACGCGCCTGGAAATCCCCGACGTTGGAGCAGGAAGAAATTTCGCGGTAGGTGTTCTGCGCCGGAACCCACACTTCCAGATCGTAGGTTTTGCATGCGCTAAAGCCCATATCGCCAGTGCACAGAGCCACTTTACGATACGGTAGACCCAGCAATTGCAGAACTTTTTCCGCATGCCCGGTCATTTCTTCCAGCGCCGCCATTGAATCTTCCGGACGCACGATCTGTACCATTTCAACTTTGTCGAACTGGTGCATACGGATCAGGCCGCGAGTATCACGACCGTAGGAGCCCGCTTCGGAGCGGAAGCATGGCGTATGCGCGGTCATTTTGATCGGCAGATCGTCTTCGTCGATGATCTCATCACGAACCAGGTTGGTCAGCGGGACTTCCGCCGTCGGGATCAGCGCGTAGTTGCTGCTGTCCGCTTCTTCTTCCAGCGGACGAGTGTGGAACAGGTCACCGGCGAATTTCGGCAACTGACCAGTACCGTACAGCGTCTCCTGGTTAACCAGATACGGGACATAGTTTTCACTATAGCCGTGCTGTTCAGTGTGCAGGTCCAGCATAAACTGCGCCAGCGCGCGATGCAGGCGAGCCAGTTGGCCTTTCATCACCACAAAACGGGAACCGGTCAGCTTCACGGCGGCGGCAAAATCCAGGCCTCCGTGCATTTCGCCCAGCGTCACGTGATCGCGAACGTCAAAATCAAACTCACGCGGCGTACCCCAGCGGCTAACTTCAACGTTATCGTTTTCATCGCGACCGGCCGGAACATCGTCGTGCGGGATATTAGGGATAGTCAGCGCGATATCACGGATTTCCGCCAGTAGTGTATCCAGTTCGGCCTTCGCAGCATCGAGCTGTTCACCGAGCTTATTCACTTCCAGGCGTAATGGCTCGATATCTTCCCCACGCGCTTTCGCCTGGCCTATGGATTTCGATCGGGAGTTGCGCTCCGCCTGCAGGTTTTCAGTTTGAACCTGCAGAACTTTACGACGCTCTTCCAGAGCGCGAAGTTTATCTACATCCAGCTTATAGCCCCGGCGTGCCAGTTTTTCTGCGACTGCGTCTGGCTCGGTACGCAGCAGATTGGGATCGAGCATGCTTATCCTGTGCTTATCGAATTAATAAAGAAAAATGGCCGCAGATGCGACCACGGAAATATTGTGACAACCTTACCGCAACGCCCCAATTATCGGTAGCGTTTTATCGGGCTATTTTGATCCTGTTCGGTTAACCAGGCGAGCTTTTCGCCTATTTTGCCTTCCAGTCCCCGGTTTGTCGGCTGATAATAGCGTGTTTGTGCCATTTCCTGCGGGAAATACTGCTCTCCCGCGGCATAAGCATTGGGTTCATCGTGCGCATAGCGATACTCTTGCCCGTAGCCCATTTCTTTCATCAGTTTGGTTGGTGCATTACGCAAATGCACCGGTACATCATAGTCAGGGCGCTCGCGAGCATCAGCCATCGCCGCTTTAAATGCCGTGTAAACCGCGTTGCTTTTTGGCGCGCAGGCAAGATAGACAATCGCCTGCGCAATCGCCCGTTCGCCTTCTGCCGGGCCGACGCGAGTGAAACAATCCCAAGCGGAGATGGCGACCTGCATCGCCCGAGGGTCAGCATTGCCGACGTCTTCCGAAGCAATCGCCAGACAGCGCCGAGCCACGTACAGCGGATCGCCACCGGCAGTAATAATTCGCGCATACCAGTACAGGGCCGCGTCCGGTGCGCTCCCGCGAACCGATTTATGCAGTGCGGAGATTAAATCGTAGAAACGGTCGCCTTTATTATCGAATCGCGCGCTGCGTTCTCCGGCAATTTCAGTTAGCAACTCAACTTTCAGCACCCGATTACCGGAAGCATCGGTTTCGGCCATATCGGCCATCATTTCCAGAGTATTCAGCGCCCGGCGCGCATCACCGTTTACCAGATCGGCAATGGCCTTGCATGTCTCGTCAGGCAGAACTATATTTTGCCCGCCGTAGCCGCGCGTCTTGTCACTCATTGCCTGGTGAAGCACCTGCTCAATATCATCGCTGGTTAGCGATTTCAGTAGATAAACACGTGCACGGGATAACAGAGCAGAATTGAGCTCAAACGAAGGGTTTTCCGTTGTCGCACCGATAAAAGTGATAGTTCCATCTTCAATATGCGGTAGGAAGGCATCTTGCTGGCTTTTATTGA
This Klebsiella sp. RHBSTW-00484 DNA region includes the following protein-coding sequences:
- the rarA gene encoding replication-associated recombination protein RarA, coding for MGNLSLDFSDNAFQPLAARMRPENLAQYIGQQHLLATGKPLPRAIEAGHLHSMILWGPPGTGKTTLAEVIARYASADVERISAVTSGVKEIREAIERARQNRNAGRRTILFVDEVHRFNKSQQDAFLPHIEDGTITFIGATTENPSFELNSALLSRARVYLLKSLTSDDIEQVLHQAMSDKTRGYGGQNIVLPDETCKAIADLVNGDARRALNTLEMMADMAETDASGNRVLKVELLTEIAGERSARFDNKGDRFYDLISALHKSVRGSAPDAALYWYARIITAGGDPLYVARRCLAIASEDVGNADPRAMQVAISAWDCFTRVGPAEGERAIAQAIVYLACAPKSNAVYTAFKAAMADARERPDYDVPVHLRNAPTKLMKEMGYGQEYRYAHDEPNAYAAGEQYFPQEMAQTRYYQPTNRGLEGKIGEKLAWLTEQDQNSPIKRYR
- the dmsA gene encoding dimethylsulfoxide reductase subunit A; protein product: MKTKTPDALLAAEVSRRGLMKTTAIGGLAMASSALTLPFARIAYAADTQIPVSETVTWSACTVNCGSRCPLRMHVVDGEIKYVETDNFGDDNYDGLHQVRACLRGRSMRRRVYNPDRLKYPMKRVGKRGEGKFEQISWEEAFDTIASNMQRLIKDYGNESIYLNYGTGTLGGTLTRSWPPGKTLIARLMNCCGGYLNHYGDYSTAQIAAGLNYTYGGWADGNSPSDIENSKLVVLFGNNPGETRMSGGGVTYYLEQAREKSNARLIIIDPRYTDTGAGREDEWIPIRPGTDAALISALAWVMISENLVDQPFLDKYCVGYDEKTLPEGAPANGHYKAYILGQGKDGIAKTPEWASTITGIPQARIVQLAREIAGAKPAYISQGWGPQRHANGELVSRAISMLAILTGNVGINGGNTGAREGSYSLPFERMPTLNNPIETSISMFMWTDAIERGTEMTALRDGVRGKDKLDVPIKMVWNYAGNCLVNQHSEINRTHEILQDDKKCEMIVVIDCHMTSSAKYADILLPDCTASEQMDFALDASCGNMSYVIFADQAIKPRFECKTIYDMTTELAKRMGVEQQFTEGRTQEEWLRHLYEQSRKAIPELLPFDEFRKQGMFKQRDPEGHHVAYKAFREDPVANPLTTPSGKIEIYSAQLAEIAATWELKEEDVIDPLPIYSPGFENYNDPLTKNYPLQLTGFHYKARTHSTYGNVDVLQAACRQEMWINPLDAKKRGIANGDRIRIFNDRGEVHIEAKVTPRMMPGVVALGEGAWYNPDAGRVDQAGSINVLTTQRPSPLAKGNPSHTNLVQVEKL
- the serS gene encoding serine--tRNA ligase produces the protein MLDPNLLRTEPDAVAEKLARRGYKLDVDKLRALEERRKVLQVQTENLQAERNSRSKSIGQAKARGEDIEPLRLEVNKLGEQLDAAKAELDTLLAEIRDIALTIPNIPHDDVPAGRDENDNVEVSRWGTPREFDFDVRDHVTLGEMHGGLDFAAAVKLTGSRFVVMKGQLARLHRALAQFMLDLHTEQHGYSENYVPYLVNQETLYGTGQLPKFAGDLFHTRPLEEEADSSNYALIPTAEVPLTNLVRDEIIDEDDLPIKMTAHTPCFRSEAGSYGRDTRGLIRMHQFDKVEMVQIVRPEDSMAALEEMTGHAEKVLQLLGLPYRKVALCTGDMGFSACKTYDLEVWVPAQNTYREISSCSNVGDFQARRMQARCRSKSDKKTRLVHTLNGSGLAVGRTLVALMENYQQADGRIEIPEILRPYMRGLEFIG
- a CDS encoding DMSO/selenate family reductase complex B subunit encodes the protein MTTQYGFFIDSARCTGCKTCELACKDYKNLTPEVSFRRIYEYAGGDWQEDNGVWQQNVFAYYLSIACNHCEDPACTKVCPSGAMHKREDGFVVVDEDVCIGCRYCHMACPYGAPQYNAAKGHMTKCDGCHERVAEGKKPICVESCPLRALDFGPIEELRKKHGQLAAVAPLPAAHFTKPSIVIKPNANSRPCGDTTGYLANPKEV